A region of the Deltaproteobacteria bacterium HGW-Deltaproteobacteria-6 genome:
CGCCGGAGCGATTGCCGCCAAGTACCTGAGCCGGGAAGACGCGGAAGTCGCCGGATTTGTCGGCTGCGGCGCTCAGGCCAGATCACAGCTTTCATGTCTGCAAAATGTGCGTAAGATCCGGAAAATAAAGATATGGCAGTTTGAGGGCGATAAGGTATGCGCGCAGACCTTCCGGCGCTGGGCAAAGGCGGCCTGTCATGTGGAAGCCGTGGTATCTTCCCGAATCGACGATGTGACCCTGAATGCCGATGTTGTTGTCACCTCGACACCATCGCGCCTGCCGCTGGTGAACCGTGTTTCTGCGGGAACCCACATCAACGCCATTGGAGCGGACGCGCAGGGCAAACAGGAAATTAATCCGGAAATACTGAAACAGGCCAAAGTAGTGATTGATGACTGGGCGCAGGCTTCCCACTCCGGTGAAATTAATGTGCCCCTGAGCCGGAAGCTGATCGGCAAAAGAGACGTGCATGCCCAGTTGGGGGACATCGTGGCCGGAAAGAAGAAAGGGAGAACATCCGCTGAGGAGATCACGCTTTTCGACTCGACGGGGCTTGCCATTCAGGATATTTCCTGCGCTTATGTTGTTTATCAGGCGCTCAAAAACAAACGGGGCATTCAAACCGTCAAACTTTTTTAATGGCCGGGGCGCCTTTGTCCATCAGGCTGGAAGGATTCTCACGCTCTATGCCGGATGGCCCGGAATGATAGTGCAAAGGCGCCGGCTCATGTCAGGAGGTATTTCAGGTTGAAAAACAACATCACCACACTCAACGAATTTGAAGGAGCAACCCTGCTCAGACAGTCAGGAATTCCCGTCACAGACGGTGTTCTGGCGCATGATGAATCCGAAGCGCAGTCCGCGGCAGAGAGACTGGGCTTTCCGGTGGTCCTGAAGATTTGTTCCGAAGCTGTTCCGCACAAGACAGAGCGGGGCGGTGTCGTGCTCAACATCAGGGATGCCGCATCGCTTGGCTTCGCCTGCCGTGAGATGAAAAAAAACTTTTCCGATGTTCCCCACGCGCTGCTGGTTCAGAAGATGGTGAAGTCCGGGACGGAGTTGATTCTGGGAGCCAGGCGGGATTCCGTCTTCGGACCCGTTGTGCTGGTGGGCATTGGTGGTATTTTTACCGAAGTCTTCCGAGATTCGGTAATCGACCTGGCCCCTGTGGATGAAAAAAGCGCGCTGGCGATGATCCGGCGTCTTAAAGGCATGGCGCTGCTTACAGGCTATCGCGGTCAGGAACCTCTCGACCTCGGCGCGGTAGCAAAGGCCGTTGCCGCTCTTTCGGGACTCATCCACAGCCGGCCGGACATTTCCGAAATTGATGTCAATCCTTTCATTGCTTATCCGGATGGGGCCATAGCCGTTGACGCGTTGGTGCGGCTTGCCGGGAGTCCCGCCGTATCTCCACGAAAGCGCACGGATCCGGGAACGGTAGCGCCTTTCTTCAATCCGTCCTCCATGGCCGTGATCGGCGCTTCCAGAAGCCCCGGCAAAGGGGGCAACATCATTCTGCGCAATTTGCTCAAAGCCGGTTTTAAGGGCGGCCTGCATCCCATTAATCCCACCGCCAGGGAAATTCTCGGGCTCAGGGCCTATCCGAGGGTCCGTGACGTGCCCGGGCCTGTGGATCTGGCCATGATCGTCATCCCCAAAACCGCCGTGCCTGAAGCGCTTTCGGACTGCGCCGCTAAGGGGGTCACCAACATCATCCTGAGCACGGGCGGTTACTCGGATATGGGAGAAGCAGGCGCGAAAGAGCAGAAAGTCATCATCGATCAGGGAAGAAGGGCCGGCATCCGGATCATGGGGCCAAACAGCATCGGCACGCTCAATCCGCGGGCCGGCCTGGCCACGTCGATTGTCGGTCTTGATCCGATTAAGCCTGGCGGGGTGTCCATCATCGGGCAGTCCGGCGTTTTTTCCTCGGGCTGGGCGCGCTGGATAGAAGACACCAAACCTTTCGGGCTGGCCAAGGTGGCGTGCATCGGCAATAAGGGCGACATCAATGAAAGCGACCTTCTGGAATTTCTGACGGATGATTCCGAGACCGGCACTATCGGCATGTATCTGGAAGGCGTTATTGACGGGAGACGTTTTGTGAAAGCCGCGTCCGCGGCTGCCAGGCAAAAACCCGTGGTGGTGATGAAAGCCGGCCGAAGCGAAGCCGGGGCGGCTG
Encoded here:
- a CDS encoding ornithine cyclodeaminase family protein (catalyzes the interconversion of alanine and pyruvate) is translated as MKTLILTRRDVEGILTPAVTNDTVEKAFHAYGLGQTDMPPKSYLYFPKGDLRSMPAYVHGGGFDIAGIKCVTVHPQNAAGSLPTVMAVIILNDPRTGFPLAILDGTYLTCVRTGAAGAIAAKYLSREDAEVAGFVGCGAQARSQLSCLQNVRKIRKIKIWQFEGDKVCAQTFRRWAKAACHVEAVVSSRIDDVTLNADVVVTSTPSRLPLVNRVSAGTHINAIGADAQGKQEINPEILKQAKVVIDDWAQASHSGEINVPLSRKLIGKRDVHAQLGDIVAGKKKGRTSAEEITLFDSTGLAIQDISCAYVVYQALKNKRGIQTVKLF